A single region of the Nocardioides ochotonae genome encodes:
- a CDS encoding DUF309 domain-containing protein encodes MTGDRDRNAAGRAEQARPRDELGRPLAYGAVGVEPISEEPRPPAETLAYARQLLDEGRPFAAHEALEVRWKSCPVEERELWQGLAQLCVGLTHHARGNAVGASRLVERAAGRLSAYELGGGPTYGLDLAALIGCARGRVAHG; translated from the coding sequence GTGACCGGCGACCGTGACCGCAACGCGGCGGGCCGAGCCGAGCAGGCCCGGCCGCGTGACGAGCTCGGCCGGCCGCTGGCGTACGGCGCGGTGGGCGTCGAGCCGATCTCCGAGGAGCCCCGCCCGCCGGCGGAGACCCTCGCCTATGCGCGCCAGCTGCTGGACGAGGGTCGGCCCTTCGCCGCCCACGAGGCCCTCGAGGTGCGGTGGAAGTCGTGCCCGGTTGAGGAGCGCGAGCTGTGGCAGGGCCTGGCCCAGCTGTGCGTGGGGCTCACCCACCACGCGCGCGGCAACGCCGTGGGCGCCTCCCGGCTGGTCGAGCGTGCCGCGGGCCGGTTGTCGGCGTACGAGCTGGGCGGTGGTCCGACGTACGGTCTCGACCTCGCCGCGCTCATCGGGTGTGCCCGGGGACGGGTCGCGCACGGGTGA
- a CDS encoding class I SAM-dependent methyltransferase, whose product MGWYREQVVPRLINVACASGPMTHELRTRVCSGLAGEVVEIGFGSGLNVPHYPATVSRVAAIEPSDVAWRLAADRRAAGSVPVERAGLDGQSLPFDDDTFDCALSTWTMCTIPDLDAALGQLRRVLRPGGTLHFVEHGLAPDESVARWQHRLDPLQQRVAGGCHLDRRIVEAIARAGFTPGHVEEFYEKGAPKVFAAARLGVAAA is encoded by the coding sequence ATGGGCTGGTATCGCGAACAGGTCGTCCCCCGCCTCATCAACGTGGCCTGTGCCTCGGGGCCGATGACCCACGAGCTCCGCACGCGGGTGTGCTCCGGCCTGGCCGGGGAGGTGGTCGAGATCGGCTTCGGCTCGGGCCTCAACGTGCCGCACTATCCGGCCACCGTGTCGCGGGTCGCGGCCATCGAGCCCTCGGACGTGGCCTGGCGGCTGGCAGCGGACCGGCGCGCGGCCGGGTCGGTCCCGGTCGAGCGCGCCGGGCTGGACGGCCAGTCGCTGCCGTTCGACGACGACACGTTCGACTGCGCGCTCTCCACCTGGACGATGTGCACGATCCCGGATCTCGATGCGGCGCTGGGGCAGCTGCGCCGGGTGCTGCGCCCGGGCGGGACCCTGCACTTCGTCGAGCACGGCCTCGCCCCCGACGAGTCGGTCGCACGCTGGCAGCACCGCCTCGACCCGCTGCAGCAGCGGGTGGCCGGCGGGTGCCACCTGGACCGGCGGATCGTCGAGGCGATCGCGCGCGCGGGATTCACGCCCGGGCACGTCGAGGAGTTCTACGAGAAGGGCGCCCCGAAGGTGTTCGCGGCCGCCCGGCTCGGGGTCGCCGCTGCCTGA
- a CDS encoding MFS transporter, whose amino-acid sequence MSAPRQAPEDGLGPARTGLLVLAVAVFAAVTTELLPVGLLPQISAAFGVSDAEAGLLVSAYAGMVAVLSVPLALATRRLPRKPVLLATIGGYLVSNAIAAVAPSFAVLAAGRVIGGLTHALFFSVCIGYATRLVPAGRTGRALALASAGISGGLVLGVPLSTALGDAFGWRLAFGALAAVVALVLVMAAVVLPPVAGPRGDDAPYPGRRRDLATVVAANGVTYLGTYVLYTYISVLLRDSGAPGGWVGPTLLLFGVCGLVGLRLAATQLDHRPHGSAVVIPALMAAGTAAVALAYPRLGLVVLAGMVWLAAFGPAASLYQSASVRTSSSTPETAGAWINASSNAGIGGGAAVGGAVMAASGLTAVAWTSAAIVALAALLALVARSALRPRETASGGTPYTST is encoded by the coding sequence GTGAGCGCGCCGCGACAGGCCCCCGAGGATGGGCTCGGCCCCGCGCGCACCGGCCTGCTCGTCCTCGCCGTCGCCGTCTTCGCCGCCGTGACCACCGAGCTGCTGCCGGTCGGTCTGCTGCCCCAGATCAGCGCGGCGTTCGGTGTGAGCGACGCGGAGGCAGGGCTGCTGGTGAGCGCGTACGCCGGCATGGTCGCGGTGCTGTCGGTCCCGCTGGCGCTCGCGACCCGGCGGCTGCCGCGCAAGCCGGTCCTGCTCGCGACCATCGGTGGCTACCTGGTGAGCAACGCGATCGCGGCAGTGGCGCCGAGCTTCGCCGTCCTCGCCGCCGGGCGGGTCATCGGCGGCCTCACCCACGCCCTGTTCTTCTCGGTCTGCATCGGATATGCGACCCGGCTCGTCCCGGCGGGCCGGACCGGCCGGGCGTTGGCACTCGCGTCGGCCGGGATCTCCGGGGGTCTGGTGCTGGGGGTGCCCCTCTCCACGGCGCTCGGCGACGCCTTCGGCTGGCGGCTCGCGTTCGGCGCCCTCGCCGCGGTGGTCGCGCTCGTCCTGGTGATGGCCGCGGTGGTGCTGCCGCCCGTCGCCGGACCGCGGGGCGACGACGCGCCGTACCCGGGGCGACGGCGCGACCTCGCGACGGTGGTCGCAGCCAACGGCGTGACCTACCTGGGCACCTACGTCCTCTACACCTACATCAGCGTCCTGCTGCGCGACTCCGGGGCTCCCGGGGGCTGGGTCGGCCCGACCCTGCTGCTCTTCGGCGTGTGCGGGCTGGTCGGTCTGCGCCTCGCCGCGACCCAGCTCGACCACCGCCCGCACGGCAGCGCCGTCGTCATCCCCGCGCTGATGGCCGCCGGCACGGCGGCCGTGGCGCTGGCCTATCCCAGGCTCGGCCTCGTGGTCCTCGCCGGCATGGTCTGGCTGGCCGCCTTCGGACCGGCCGCGTCGCTGTATCAGTCGGCGTCGGTGCGGACGTCGTCGAGCACGCCCGAGACCGCCGGCGCGTGGATCAACGCCAGCAGCAACGCGGGCATCGGCGGCGGTGCGGCCGTCGGGGGAGCGGTGATGGCCGCCTCGGGGCTCACCGCGGTCGCGTGGACCTCGGCCGCCATCGTCGCGCTCGCGGCACTCCTCGCCCTGGTGGCCCGCTCGGCCCTCCGGCCTCGGGAGACGGCATCCGGCGGGACGCCGTACACGTCGACGTGA